Proteins encoded within one genomic window of Halomonas sp. YLGW01:
- the dksA gene encoding RNA polymerase-binding protein DksA: MAAAAQPTEALKSFTPYEPAPGEEYMNDKQLEHFRQILLDWKKDLMEEVDRTVRHLQEDANNYADPADRATQEEGFNLELRTRDRERKLLKKINETIDKIDEDDYGFCEACGVEIGIRRLEARPTATQCVDCKTLAELKEKQLGG; the protein is encoded by the coding sequence ATGGCAGCAGCAGCACAACCCACGGAAGCCCTCAAGAGCTTCACCCCGTATGAGCCGGCTCCGGGTGAAGAGTACATGAACGACAAACAGTTGGAGCACTTCCGGCAGATCCTGCTCGACTGGAAAAAGGACCTGATGGAAGAGGTGGACCGCACCGTGCGCCACCTGCAGGAAGACGCCAACAACTATGCCGATCCGGCGGATCGTGCCACCCAGGAAGAAGGCTTCAACCTGGAGCTGCGCACCCGGGACCGCGAACGCAAGCTGCTCAAGAAGATCAACGAAACCATCGACAAGATCGATGAGGACGACTACGGCTTTTGCGAGGCCTGCGGCGTCGAGATCGGCATCCGTCGTCTCGAGGCGCGCCCCACGGCCACTCAATGCGTCGACTGCAAGACCCTGGCCGAGCTCAAGGAGAAGCAGCTCGGCGGCTGA